The DNA region CCGGGAAATGTCATCCAGATCCCAGATGCTAATCTCGAAGGAGACCCGGGTCTCAATCATGGGCTGGAACTGGCGGACGCCGAACCGGACGGCCCCCTTCTGCTGCCCCTCGGGCAAAACCAGCCTGCCGGTGCCGAAGCCCGGGAAGTCCCACCCCTTGGGGCCCTCCACGTCCACGAACCGCCGGGCGCTGAGGTTTTCCCTGAGTATCACCCGGGCCTGCTGATCCAGGACACCCCAGGCCTCCTGGGATATGGGAGCAAAGCCTCTCTTGAGAACGTCCATGAAAACTGCCTCCCTTCCGACCCGCTAGGGGCTATCAGACTATCTTGCCTATGCCAAGGGAGGTCGCCACCGGGGACGGGGAAGATGCGGATCCGCCGGCGGCCTCCTCCTCCACCTGGGTAACCGGAACGGTGGTGAACAGGTAGGTCCTCAGCGCCTCATCGAAGGCGGGGATCCTGCGCCGGAGCCACTCGATGCACATGACCGCGTGCTCGATCTCCTCGTCC from Thermanaerovibrio acidaminovorans DSM 6589 includes:
- a CDS encoding encapsulin-associated ferritin-like protein, whose protein sequence is MGYFEPAGELSQSDRDISRALASLREEVEAIDYYHQRAALASDPELRDLVLHNRDEEIEHAVMCIEWLRRRIPAFDEALRTYLFTTVPVTQVEEEAAGGSASSPSPVATSLGIGKIV